Proteins encoded within one genomic window of Solibaculum mannosilyticum:
- a CDS encoding transketolase family protein, which translates to MADVKKIATRDSYGEALVELGAQNPDMIVLDADLAHATKTLAFQKAYPDRFFNCGIAEQNMMSIAAGIAATGKLVFASTFAMFAAGRAYEQVRNSIGYPHLPVKIGATHGGLSVGEDGASHQCCEDFALMRAIPGMTVICPADYVEAKKAVLAAAKHDGPVYFRFGRLAVPVLFNENDYSFELGKGILLGEGKDVTIVATGLMVGEAIAAREQLKNEGISARLINMPTIKPIDREILVAAARETGAIVTTEEHSIIGGLGGAVAETLSGICPVPIIRHGVEDEFGHSGPALEVLKHYGLTAEKIVAQAKQAIALKNS; encoded by the coding sequence ATGGCTGATGTGAAAAAGATTGCGACCCGCGACAGCTATGGTGAGGCTTTGGTGGAACTGGGTGCTCAAAATCCAGATATGATTGTGTTGGATGCCGACTTAGCCCATGCTACAAAGACATTAGCTTTTCAGAAAGCGTATCCCGACCGATTCTTCAACTGCGGCATTGCAGAGCAAAATATGATGTCCATTGCCGCCGGTATCGCTGCCACTGGGAAGCTTGTATTTGCCAGCACCTTTGCCATGTTTGCCGCCGGCAGAGCATATGAACAGGTTCGTAATTCCATCGGATACCCTCATCTTCCGGTAAAGATCGGTGCAACTCACGGCGGTTTGTCGGTGGGTGAAGACGGCGCTTCCCACCAATGCTGTGAGGACTTTGCTTTGATGCGGGCTATCCCGGGGATGACGGTTATTTGTCCAGCCGATTATGTGGAGGCTAAAAAGGCTGTTTTAGCCGCTGCCAAACATGATGGTCCGGTTTATTTCCGTTTTGGCCGCTTGGCTGTACCGGTACTGTTCAACGAGAATGATTATTCTTTTGAATTGGGTAAAGGCATCCTGTTGGGAGAAGGAAAGGATGTCACCATCGTAGCCACAGGCTTGATGGTAGGAGAGGCCATTGCCGCGAGAGAACAGCTGAAAAACGAAGGCATTTCGGCTCGGCTTATCAATATGCCTACCATTAAACCCATCGACCGTGAGATCCTGGTGGCCGCTGCCCGGGAAACTGGTGCTATTGTGACCACCGAGGAACATTCCATCATCGGAGGTTTAGGCGGTGCAGTGGCTGAGACATTGTCGGGTATTTGTCCTGTGCCGATTATTCGCCACGGTGTGGAAGACGAATTTGGACATTCGGGTCCGGCCTTGGAAGTGCTCAAGCATTACGGCCTGACGGCAGAGAAAATTGTGGCTCAGGCAAAACAGGCTATCGCCCTTAAAAATTCCTAA
- a CDS encoding transketolase, with protein MDEAKKKSLTKMALRVRMGAIEGVFHAKSGHPGGSLSVADVLTYLYFEEMKVDPQKPHWKDRDRCVLSKGHAAPALYATLANRGFFSVDLLKTLRKIDSILQGHPNMKQVPGIDMSTGSLGQGISTAVGMALSAKTSEDSYRVYTVLGDGELGEGQVWEAAMFASAKKLDNLVAVIDNNNLQIDGSLEEVNSPYPIPEKFQAFGWHTIEIFGHDFDQIEAAFQEARTVKGKPTVIIARTVKGKGVSYMENNFIWHGQAPGQDLYEQAMKELGEQLAGLED; from the coding sequence ATGGATGAAGCCAAAAAGAAATCATTGACCAAAATGGCCCTACGAGTTCGTATGGGCGCGATTGAGGGCGTGTTTCACGCCAAGTCCGGCCATCCGGGCGGTTCTCTTTCGGTAGCTGATGTGTTGACTTATCTCTATTTTGAGGAGATGAAGGTAGACCCCCAAAAGCCGCATTGGAAAGATCGGGATCGTTGTGTACTGTCCAAAGGTCATGCGGCTCCGGCTCTGTACGCCACATTGGCAAACCGCGGCTTTTTCTCTGTGGATCTGTTGAAAACTCTGCGCAAAATTGATTCCATTCTTCAAGGCCACCCAAATATGAAACAAGTTCCTGGAATAGATATGTCCACCGGTTCCTTGGGCCAGGGTATTTCCACCGCTGTAGGGATGGCCCTGTCGGCTAAGACTAGTGAAGATTCTTACCGGGTGTATACCGTTCTGGGGGACGGTGAATTAGGAGAAGGTCAGGTATGGGAAGCGGCTATGTTTGCCTCGGCAAAAAAGCTGGATAATCTGGTAGCGGTTATCGACAACAATAACCTCCAAATCGATGGCTCGCTTGAAGAAGTCAATTCGCCCTATCCTATCCCGGAAAAATTCCAGGCATTCGGATGGCACACCATTGAGATCTTCGGCCACGACTTTGACCAGATCGAAGCTGCCTTCCAGGAAGCCCGGACTGTAAAGGGGAAACCCACCGTCATCATCGCCCGGACGGTCAAAGGCAAGGGCGTTTCCTACATGGAAAATAATTTTATCTGGCATGGGCAGGCGCCGGGTCAGGATCTTTATGAGCAGGCAATGAAAGAACTTGGCGAGCAACTTGCTGGATTGGAGGACTAA
- a CDS encoding FtsX family ABC transporter permease, whose protein sequence is MNSLWTLTGRYLRKQRRRTILTTLGITMAVALVAGLGLIITGVQQILIGDAIDNTGNWHYIVGSAPSDAESTLNTPIEDLDMERHPITLSYDQATQLSQNVRFEKAGLAREYQFAQLDLATPDSDPNDASNYNYLQMREFDFVADEFRPYRAVSGRLPQNPGEIAVSMGLMDKLPGNPQLGDTITLQIGYFTGARTDVENYESPVEYTFTPKQTCTYTLVGYINVVSDSSMMNTYNAVTYGFQGGEDCYTTYVRMKPGSDFNQGMLDALKENGIDHTGTDILTADGIVSNYSLLRWSGQSANLEANAAFSGLFILLAAIILVTMGAVIRNSFAMSVSERITQFGILRSIGASPKQIRGLVLREGILVSLFSIPLGLLSGIAAMAIVFRVVASYEVSFFKNFKLVITPWPLILAAVLGLLAVLISAWSPAVKAGLVSPIEAVRGHATLHGERIKRSRRGKVLGKIFGTPGVMAARNIRRNPRRFRTTVFSIGLSVTLFISIGSFAQSASSSIASVVPNGADFTVQYYVPSSTEQDAETDPQVDADIQKNLNLLQDLQSTLHQTNGVSKAEVISSSEAATRSIQGHYSKEYQELMSEYGHYGSSSWDSDVEYMTLMFVDESGYNSLDLGGNAPSYQQLTDGGAILFDTYSVNNQGTSITSIRMSDLKVGDSINLLKTLYDESGELSFTDKGSVTVSAIRQEAPWVTGRSNTAFTLVLSKDSAIANQFSPYSYTLSVKCLDGQIEDTRTVLDSLETGRYLNVTDIISEQLESRNYVATINLFLYGFLTVIVLISVLNIINTVSTNLLLRRREIGMMRAVGMSKGQLIRMLLLECTLYGFSGALWGSIAGELLYLALLHTGQGLIGTTHFFPTSSILLSFLLSILIAILAGAEPMFRIIRTPIVDSIRAEE, encoded by the coding sequence ATGAACAGCCTTTGGACTTTAACGGGACGTTATCTGCGCAAACAACGCCGACGTACCATCCTAACCACTTTGGGCATCACCATGGCAGTGGCTCTGGTAGCTGGACTGGGCCTTATCATCACCGGCGTACAGCAGATCCTCATCGGCGACGCCATCGACAATACCGGCAACTGGCATTATATCGTGGGAAGCGCCCCCTCTGATGCCGAATCCACGCTGAATACCCCCATAGAAGATCTGGATATGGAACGACATCCCATTACACTCTCCTACGATCAGGCCACTCAGTTGAGTCAGAACGTCCGATTTGAAAAAGCCGGTCTTGCCAGGGAATATCAATTCGCCCAGTTGGATCTGGCTACTCCTGACAGCGATCCAAACGACGCCTCAAATTACAATTACCTGCAAATGCGGGAATTTGATTTTGTGGCCGATGAATTCCGTCCTTACCGTGCCGTATCGGGACGTCTTCCTCAGAATCCAGGGGAAATTGCCGTCAGCATGGGGCTCATGGATAAACTTCCGGGCAATCCGCAGCTTGGGGATACCATCACTCTACAGATCGGATATTTCACAGGGGCACGTACTGATGTAGAGAACTACGAATCCCCGGTTGAGTATACCTTCACTCCAAAGCAAACTTGTACCTATACCTTGGTCGGGTACATCAATGTGGTCAGCGACAGCAGCATGATGAACACCTATAACGCTGTGACCTATGGGTTCCAAGGCGGTGAGGATTGCTACACTACCTACGTCCGGATGAAGCCGGGCAGCGATTTCAACCAGGGTATGCTGGACGCTTTGAAAGAAAACGGGATCGATCACACAGGAACCGATATCTTGACCGCTGACGGCATCGTCTCCAACTATTCCCTCCTCCGCTGGTCGGGCCAGAGCGCCAATCTGGAGGCAAACGCTGCTTTTAGCGGCTTATTTATCCTGTTGGCCGCCATCATTCTGGTGACTATGGGAGCGGTCATCCGCAACTCCTTTGCCATGTCGGTGTCCGAACGCATTACCCAGTTTGGCATCCTGCGTTCCATCGGAGCATCCCCAAAACAGATCCGGGGATTGGTCTTGCGGGAAGGCATCCTGGTTTCCCTCTTCTCCATCCCCTTGGGGCTTTTGTCCGGCATCGCGGCGATGGCCATTGTGTTCCGCGTCGTGGCAAGCTATGAAGTCAGCTTCTTTAAAAACTTCAAGTTGGTCATCACTCCTTGGCCGCTGATTTTGGCCGCTGTTTTGGGCCTGTTGGCCGTATTGATCTCGGCCTGGTCCCCGGCCGTCAAAGCCGGTTTGGTTTCCCCCATCGAAGCTGTACGCGGCCACGCCACCCTTCACGGCGAGCGTATCAAACGTTCCCGCCGCGGCAAAGTACTAGGGAAAATTTTTGGTACTCCCGGCGTCATGGCAGCCCGCAACATCCGGCGCAATCCCAGACGATTCCGTACCACGGTGTTTTCCATTGGCCTTAGTGTCACGCTCTTTATCTCCATCGGCAGTTTTGCGCAGTCGGCCAGCTCCAGTATTGCATCGGTTGTCCCAAACGGCGCTGATTTTACTGTACAATACTACGTACCCTCCTCCACGGAACAGGATGCCGAAACCGATCCCCAGGTGGATGCCGACATCCAAAAGAATCTAAACCTATTGCAGGATCTCCAGTCCACCTTGCATCAGACAAACGGCGTCAGCAAAGCTGAAGTCATAAGCTCTTCTGAGGCGGCCACCCGGTCGATCCAAGGGCACTACTCCAAGGAATATCAGGAACTGATGAGCGAGTACGGGCATTACGGTTCAAGCTCTTGGGACAGTGATGTGGAATACATGACCTTGATGTTTGTGGATGAATCGGGATACAATTCCCTTGACCTCGGAGGAAATGCACCCAGTTATCAGCAGTTGACAGATGGAGGCGCCATTCTCTTCGACACTTATTCAGTTAATAATCAAGGTACCAGCATTACCAGCATCCGCATGTCCGATTTAAAGGTGGGTGATTCCATCAATCTGCTGAAAACATTGTACGATGAAAGTGGTGAACTCTCTTTTACTGACAAAGGTTCTGTTACTGTATCGGCAATCCGGCAGGAGGCCCCCTGGGTCACCGGCAGAAGCAATACGGCCTTTACTTTGGTCCTATCCAAAGACAGCGCCATCGCCAATCAGTTCTCCCCCTACAGCTATACCCTCTCCGTCAAATGCCTGGACGGCCAGATCGAAGATACCCGCACAGTTTTGGATTCCCTGGAAACCGGACGTTATCTCAATGTCACCGATATCATTTCAGAACAACTGGAAAGCCGCAATTATGTGGCCACCATCAATCTTTTCCTCTACGGCTTTTTGACGGTCATTGTGTTGATTTCCGTTCTCAACATCATCAACACCGTCAGCACCAATCTGCTTCTCCGACGCCGTGAGATCGGTATGATGAGAGCGGTGGGAATGTCTAAGGGCCAGTTGATCCGCATGCTCCTTCTGGAGTGTACGCTATATGGTTTCTCCGGTGCGTTATGGGGATCCATTGCAGGCGAACTCCTCTATCTTGCTTTGCTGCACACAGGCCAGGGCCTTATCGGTACCACCCATTTCTTCCCCACTTCCAGTATCCTGCTCTCCTTCCTGTTGTCAATCCTTATCGCCATCTTGGCCGGCGCGGAACCCATGTTCCGTATCATCAGAACACCTATTGTGGATTCTATCCGTGCGGAAGAATAA
- a CDS encoding class I SAM-dependent methyltransferase, with the protein MKENKYDQDSFFEKYSQMTRSRYGLSGAGEWSAFRQLLPDFKGKRVLDLGCGYGWHCAYAVEHGASSVLGIDLSHKMLQVAREKNNAPSITYRQCAIEDFNPFPSSFDVVISSLAFHYVKDWDDVVRLVHHSLVPNGQFIFSVEHPVFTAAGSQDWFYRDNGDIAHFPVDNYFYEGKRQAVFLGERVVKYHRTLTTYLDSLLKHGFFIHAVVEPQPPEDMMHLDGMKDEMRRPMMILISAQKNDADNASV; encoded by the coding sequence ATGAAGGAAAATAAATACGATCAAGACAGCTTTTTTGAAAAATACAGCCAAATGACCCGTTCCCGATACGGCCTCTCTGGAGCGGGAGAATGGAGCGCCTTTCGGCAATTGCTGCCGGATTTCAAAGGCAAGCGCGTGCTGGATCTGGGATGTGGGTACGGTTGGCACTGCGCCTACGCCGTCGAACACGGGGCATCGTCGGTGTTGGGAATTGACCTCTCCCACAAGATGCTTCAGGTGGCCCGGGAGAAAAACAATGCCCCCTCTATCACCTACCGTCAATGCGCCATTGAGGATTTTAATCCTTTTCCCTCCAGCTTTGATGTAGTCATCAGTTCTCTCGCCTTTCACTATGTAAAGGACTGGGACGATGTTGTACGGCTGGTGCATCACAGTCTTGTGCCAAACGGACAATTTATCTTCTCTGTGGAGCATCCTGTATTCACGGCCGCCGGTTCTCAAGACTGGTTTTACAGGGACAATGGAGACATCGCCCACTTCCCCGTGGACAACTATTTTTATGAAGGAAAACGTCAGGCCGTCTTTTTGGGAGAAAGGGTGGTAAAATACCATCGTACATTGACCACCTATCTAGACTCTTTACTAAAACATGGATTTTTCATCCATGCCGTGGTGGAGCCCCAGCCGCCGGAAGATATGATGCATCTCGACGGTATGAAGGATGAGATGCGCAGGCCTATGATGATTTTGATCTCGGCTCAGAAGAATGACGCGGACAATGCTTCGGTTTGA
- a CDS encoding ABC transporter ATP-binding protein, translating to MEPIVVVKDLCKVYGKGPMAVNALQHVNLQVEKGEFVAITGASGSGKSTLLHMLGAVDRPTSGSVVVDGVDVFSKKEGELAVFRRRKVGFVFQFYNLIPVLTAEENITLPVMLDGQNVDKELLEEILSSLGLSDRRQHLPSQLSGGQQQRVSIGRALIYRPSILLADEPTGNLDTQNSREILSLLKSSVRKYGQTLILITHDMSIASQADRVIVMEDGRIRSEEA from the coding sequence ATGGAACCCATTGTAGTAGTAAAAGATCTCTGCAAGGTTTATGGAAAAGGTCCCATGGCGGTCAACGCCTTACAGCACGTCAATCTACAGGTGGAAAAAGGGGAATTTGTGGCCATCACCGGAGCATCCGGCAGCGGCAAATCCACTTTGCTCCACATGCTGGGCGCGGTGGATCGTCCCACCTCCGGATCGGTGGTCGTGGACGGCGTGGACGTCTTCTCCAAAAAAGAAGGGGAATTGGCCGTCTTCCGCCGCCGCAAAGTGGGCTTTGTCTTCCAGTTTTATAATTTAATCCCCGTCCTCACCGCAGAGGAAAACATCACCCTCCCCGTCATGCTGGACGGACAAAATGTGGACAAAGAGCTTTTAGAAGAAATCTTATCTTCTTTGGGGCTATCCGATCGCCGGCAGCATCTGCCCAGCCAGCTTTCCGGAGGTCAGCAACAGCGCGTCTCCATCGGACGGGCGCTCATTTACCGGCCTTCCATCCTGCTGGCCGACGAACCCACCGGCAATCTGGATACCCAAAACAGCCGGGAAATTTTATCCCTTTTGAAATCCTCCGTCCGCAAGTACGGACAGACCTTGATTCTAATCACCCACGATATGTCCATCGCCTCCCAGGCCGACCGTGTCATCGTCATGGAGGATGGCCGAATCCGCAGCGAGGAGGCGTAA
- a CDS encoding ABC-2 transporter permease, with protein sequence MKALLLKDWFVIWKQCRIMLLIPIVFALISGMMPGSDGDFFRLFSVVILAMFPITVIGLDERNKWEVYAATMPYSKQDMVLSKYVLAVIGIVTGCGLSVIATAFLNPSATSWAEMAPVLVTIFTVGCIYTAFIMPVIFRFGVEKGRMWFIILAVLLAGGIGALNTMAQGQNSVVFSFLKFIQSSLLWLPVAGIVLLALSALLSISIYSKREFS encoded by the coding sequence ATGAAGGCGTTACTGCTGAAAGATTGGTTTGTCATTTGGAAACAATGCCGCATTATGTTGCTGATCCCAATAGTATTTGCATTGATATCCGGGATGATGCCGGGGAGTGACGGCGATTTTTTCCGATTGTTTTCCGTCGTAATCCTTGCCATGTTTCCGATCACCGTCATAGGTCTGGATGAGCGGAATAAATGGGAAGTCTATGCAGCTACAATGCCCTATTCTAAACAGGATATGGTACTGAGTAAATATGTTTTAGCTGTGATTGGCATTGTCACCGGCTGTGGACTGTCGGTGATAGCAACTGCATTTCTAAATCCATCCGCAACTTCTTGGGCAGAGATGGCGCCTGTCCTTGTTACTATCTTCACTGTAGGATGTATCTATACTGCGTTTATTATGCCGGTTATCTTTCGATTCGGTGTGGAAAAGGGGCGGATGTGGTTTATCATTCTTGCCGTACTATTAGCCGGTGGCATTGGAGCTCTTAATACTATGGCCCAGGGACAAAATTCTGTGGTCTTTTCTTTTTTAAAATTTATTCAATCGTCTCTTCTGTGGCTTCCGGTTGCAGGGATTGTATTGCTGGCTTTGTCTGCACTTTTGTCCATCTCCATTTACAGCAAACGGGAATTTTCATAA
- a CDS encoding response regulator transcription factor, translating to MEHILLVEDDCALAMGLVYSIQQEGFEVTHCPDAKSAREAFASSPFDLALLDVMLPDGNGFDLCRRFHSSCPVILLTACDEEVNVVMGLDGGADDYITKPFRVRELISRMRAVLRRCKSTDDTLKAGALTLHPEHSCVTLKGQSIPLTAMELRLLSHLMRNKGQTLTRTQLLDKLWDNRGEFVDDNTLSVNIRRLREKLEENPNQPQTILTVRGVGYRLEASE from the coding sequence ATGGAACATATTTTATTGGTGGAGGACGACTGTGCTCTGGCTATGGGATTGGTCTATTCCATCCAGCAGGAAGGGTTTGAAGTCACCCACTGTCCTGATGCGAAGTCGGCCCGGGAGGCCTTTGCCTCTTCCCCATTCGACCTGGCGCTTTTGGACGTCATGCTCCCGGATGGAAACGGGTTTGACCTTTGCCGCCGATTTCACAGCAGCTGTCCCGTCATCCTGTTGACCGCTTGCGACGAGGAGGTCAACGTGGTGATGGGATTGGATGGCGGCGCAGACGATTATATCACCAAACCCTTCCGCGTCCGGGAATTGATCTCCCGGATGCGGGCGGTACTGCGCCGGTGCAAATCCACCGACGACACCTTAAAAGCCGGCGCTCTCACTTTGCATCCCGAACACAGCTGTGTCACACTGAAGGGGCAATCCATCCCCCTCACCGCCATGGAACTGCGCCTGTTGTCCCATCTGATGCGCAACAAAGGCCAGACGTTGACTCGTACACAGCTGTTGGACAAGCTGTGGGACAACAGGGGGGAATTCGTGGACGACAATACCCTTTCGGTCAACATCCGCCGTCTGCGGGAGAAGCTGGAGGAAAATCCCAACCAGCCTCAGACCATCCTGACCGTGCGGGGTGTGGGATATCGACTGGAGGCATCGGAATGA
- a CDS encoding sensor histidine kinase translates to MNQSLKNPQMKKTLIRITLWMLLATVAGCILFVGLSKLQAAQMMRQNIAMAGRMSTEDDAQNIAKLFTDPISEQDYEAGKALLSPYGVNVEMDPSLYQPYQSLLMQQLIGFCFLMLVLWGIVMLCCLRGMHGIFSQIRSLSSRVRQAADGNPKMLPAINEGDMQSLENSINLLVERSGFGMESLQADKMFLKNLLSDISHQLKTPLAALQLYSDLMLDHPDMEPAQREEFLQQSSQQLARIDWLIQGMLKMARLESGSILMQRKPTSLSSVALSAMSPFQAMADLKKVSLVSQIPDAISLNIDAEWTAEALGNLIKNALEHSHQGGHIRLTAKDTAMTVQLSVIDDGEGMESTELPYIFERFYRKQSQVKSSSVGIGLSLAKAILAENDADIYVKSAPGHGSEFVITFLKKSF, encoded by the coding sequence ATGAATCAGAGTCTCAAAAATCCCCAGATGAAAAAGACGCTGATCCGCATCACGCTCTGGATGCTTTTGGCGACGGTGGCCGGATGTATTCTTTTCGTCGGACTCTCTAAATTGCAGGCGGCTCAAATGATGCGTCAAAACATCGCCATGGCTGGACGCATGTCCACAGAAGACGACGCGCAAAATATCGCCAAGCTGTTTACCGATCCTATCTCCGAGCAGGACTATGAGGCGGGCAAAGCCCTTCTTTCCCCTTACGGCGTCAATGTGGAAATGGATCCCTCCCTCTATCAGCCCTATCAGTCCCTTTTGATGCAGCAGCTGATCGGCTTCTGCTTTCTGATGCTCGTTTTGTGGGGAATTGTCATGCTCTGCTGCTTGCGCGGGATGCACGGCATCTTTTCTCAGATCCGTTCGCTGTCTTCCCGCGTCCGTCAGGCGGCAGACGGCAATCCAAAAATGCTTCCCGCCATCAATGAGGGGGATATGCAGTCTCTGGAAAACTCCATCAATCTCCTGGTGGAGCGTTCCGGCTTCGGTATGGAATCCCTTCAGGCCGACAAGATGTTTTTAAAAAATCTGCTGTCGGATATCTCCCATCAGCTCAAAACGCCGCTGGCCGCTTTGCAGCTCTACAGCGACCTGATGCTGGATCATCCCGATATGGAACCGGCTCAGCGGGAGGAATTTTTACAGCAGTCCTCACAACAGCTTGCCCGCATCGATTGGCTCATCCAAGGCATGCTCAAGATGGCCAGGCTGGAATCGGGGTCCATTTTGATGCAGCGCAAACCCACCTCGTTGTCGTCGGTGGCGCTGTCGGCCATGTCCCCCTTCCAAGCTATGGCCGATCTGAAAAAGGTTTCACTCGTCTCCCAGATCCCCGATGCCATCTCTCTCAACATCGACGCCGAGTGGACGGCTGAGGCTCTGGGAAACCTCATCAAAAATGCGTTGGAACATTCCCACCAGGGCGGCCACATCCGTTTAACCGCCAAGGATACCGCTATGACGGTACAGCTCTCGGTCATCGACGACGGCGAGGGGATGGAATCCACGGAGCTTCCCTATATCTTTGAACGGTTTTATCGCAAGCAAAGCCAAGTCAAATCCTCCAGCGTGGGCATCGGTCTCTCTTTGGCCAAGGCCATCCTGGCGGAAAACGACGCTGATATTTACGTCAAGAGCGCACCGGGCCACGGTTCGGAATTCGTCATTACATTTTTGAAAAAGTCATTTTAA
- a CDS encoding HAD family hydrolase has translation MSKSLEGCLLISDLDGTMLDENSRIPENNLQAVRRFVEEGGIFTIATGRTVESARRYVEQLPVNAPVCVMNGSLLYDYRQERIVWEHPLPPEAKQYARRVLECMPDIGVEFSSGRQLYVLRGNDITWEHVKFEGLPYVKTTLDEVPPVWHKVLYGAPSDRMVDVMEFCNRVSHHGVTYVATSPQYYEMLPEGSNKGETLGVLARMLKIALDKTFAIGDYYNDRELVRKAGCGALAANAPKELYPEADLIVRDHTQGAVADFVGKIECGTIFAQEV, from the coding sequence GTGTCAAAATCCCTGGAAGGATGCCTGCTTATCTCCGACTTGGACGGAACCATGCTGGATGAAAACAGCCGGATTCCAGAGAACAATTTGCAAGCGGTGAGACGTTTTGTGGAGGAAGGCGGCATATTCACCATTGCGACAGGCCGAACTGTTGAGTCAGCCAGGCGATATGTGGAGCAGCTCCCAGTCAATGCGCCGGTATGCGTGATGAACGGCAGCCTGCTTTACGATTACAGGCAGGAACGTATTGTATGGGAACATCCTCTTCCTCCAGAGGCCAAGCAGTATGCCCGCCGAGTTCTGGAATGCATGCCGGATATAGGGGTGGAGTTCTCCTCTGGACGGCAATTGTATGTTCTGCGGGGCAACGATATCACGTGGGAACATGTAAAGTTCGAAGGCCTCCCTTATGTAAAGACAACCTTAGACGAGGTTCCCCCTGTATGGCACAAAGTGTTATATGGCGCTCCGTCCGACCGTATGGTGGACGTAATGGAATTTTGTAATCGTGTTTCTCATCATGGAGTGACCTATGTGGCCACCAGTCCTCAGTATTATGAGATGCTGCCGGAGGGATCGAATAAAGGGGAGACGCTGGGCGTTCTGGCCCGGATGTTAAAGATTGCCCTTGACAAAACCTTTGCAATCGGCGATTATTATAACGACCGTGAATTAGTCCGTAAGGCAGGCTGCGGTGCTCTGGCGGCCAATGCGCCGAAAGAGCTGTATCCGGAAGCCGACCTTATCGTACGGGATCATACCCAGGGTGCCGTAGCGGACTTTGTTGGAAAGATAGAATGTGGGACGATTTTTGCACAGGAGGTTTAA
- a CDS encoding RluA family pseudouridine synthase: METFRLTVGQENQGKRLDVFVSSSVPDLSRSAVQRLVEEGNITINGGKPSKKTQMKTGDTVCVTVPDPVEMEAYPENIPLNVVYEDEDLLVVDKPKGMVVHPAPGNPDGTLVNALLYHCRGNLSGIGGVLRPGVVHRIDKDTSGLLMVAKNDFAHQHLAAQIQAHSFLRLYESVVYGGFRDDQGVVNAPIGRHPTDRKKMAVVPGGREAVTHYEVVERYPGFTHLRLKLETGRTHQIRVHMASLGHPVAGDAVYGPKKVITSLHGQCLHAKVLGFEHPRDGRYLEFSSALPDYFVKFLSDLQKQV, from the coding sequence GTGGAAACCTTTCGTCTGACGGTAGGGCAGGAGAACCAAGGCAAACGCTTGGACGTCTTTGTATCGTCCAGCGTGCCTGATCTCAGCCGAAGTGCAGTTCAGCGCCTGGTCGAAGAAGGGAACATCACGATCAACGGCGGCAAGCCCAGCAAAAAGACCCAGATGAAAACGGGGGATACCGTCTGTGTCACGGTGCCGGATCCCGTTGAAATGGAGGCTTATCCAGAAAATATCCCGCTTAACGTCGTGTATGAGGATGAGGATCTTTTAGTCGTCGACAAACCCAAAGGGATGGTGGTGCATCCTGCACCCGGCAATCCCGACGGGACGTTGGTCAATGCACTGCTTTATCATTGCAGGGGGAATCTGTCCGGTATCGGCGGTGTGCTCCGCCCGGGGGTTGTCCACCGCATCGACAAGGACACCAGCGGCCTTCTCATGGTGGCTAAAAACGATTTTGCCCACCAGCATCTGGCGGCCCAGATTCAAGCCCACTCTTTTTTGCGGCTGTATGAATCGGTGGTGTACGGCGGATTCCGGGACGATCAAGGGGTGGTCAATGCCCCCATCGGACGTCATCCCACCGACCGCAAGAAAATGGCGGTGGTGCCGGGAGGACGGGAAGCTGTCACTCATTATGAAGTGGTGGAGCGGTACCCGGGATTTACTCATCTCCGCTTGAAGCTGGAGACGGGGCGCACCCATCAGATCCGGGTGCATATGGCGTCCTTGGGTCATCCCGTAGCGGGGGATGCTGTGTACGGTCCTAAGAAGGTCATCACATCGCTGCATGGACAATGTCTGCACGCCAAGGTTTTGGGATTTGAACATCCCCGGGATGGGCGATACTTGGAATTTTCCAGCGCCTTGCCCGATTACTTTGTGAAGTTTTTATCCGATTTACAGAAGCAAGTGTAA